A part of Bosea sp. (in: a-proteobacteria) genomic DNA contains:
- a CDS encoding alpha/beta hydrolase codes for MRTSDVDILIIPGWGGSGPEHWQTRWEGKLSTARRIIQPDWNKPDRQIWAANIVAAVQAASRPVVLVAHSAGNSSVGHAAAGLGHGKVAGAFLVAPASEKALHAIPAVPADFARHSRAKLPFRAVLAASTSDPYCTVDEAQELAGAWGAEFSDAGDAGHINVASGHGPWPEGLMRFAGFLRSLG; via the coding sequence ATGCGGACCTCCGACGTCGACATTCTCATCATACCGGGCTGGGGCGGCTCGGGCCCCGAACACTGGCAGACGCGCTGGGAGGGCAAGCTCTCGACCGCACGCCGCATCATCCAGCCGGACTGGAACAAGCCTGACCGGCAGATCTGGGCTGCCAATATCGTGGCCGCCGTGCAGGCCGCGTCCCGCCCTGTCGTTCTGGTGGCGCACAGCGCCGGGAATTCATCTGTCGGCCATGCTGCCGCCGGGCTTGGCCACGGCAAGGTGGCCGGGGCCTTCCTGGTCGCGCCGGCTTCGGAGAAGGCGCTGCATGCCATCCCCGCCGTGCCCGCCGACTTCGCCCGGCATAGTCGCGCCAAGCTGCCGTTCAGGGCCGTGCTCGCGGCCAGCACGAGCGATCCTTATTGCACCGTGGACGAGGCGCAGGAGCTGGCGGGAGCCTGGGGCGCGGAGTTCTCCGATGCGGGCGACGCCGGCCACATCAACGTGGCATCGGGGCATGGGCCCTGGCCGGAGGGGTTGATGCGCTTTGCCGGGTTCCTGCGCTCGCTGGGCTGA
- a CDS encoding NAD kinase: MNSAAKTSPERLRGAIERIAFVAGDTAGASRALGRLTKLYGNADPDSADVIVALGGDGLMLQTLHRFMNGKGASKPIYGMHRGTVGFLMNDFKEEGLIERLRSAEISIVHPLQMRATDKRGEVHSARAINEVHLLRRSYQAAKLSIHIDGKERMPELIADGVLLATPAGSTAYNLSANGPILPLNATLMALTPISAFRPRRWRGALLPDRAQVTVEVLEAEKRPVSAVADHTQVDDVVRVDIAMDHGIDLLMMHDPGHSLDERILREQFGY; the protein is encoded by the coding sequence ATGAACTCGGCGGCCAAGACCTCGCCTGAAAGGCTGCGCGGCGCGATCGAGAGAATCGCCTTCGTGGCCGGCGACACGGCAGGCGCGAGCCGGGCCCTCGGTCGCCTCACGAAGCTCTACGGCAATGCCGACCCCGACAGCGCCGACGTGATCGTCGCGCTCGGCGGCGATGGCCTGATGCTCCAGACCCTGCACCGCTTCATGAACGGCAAGGGCGCGTCCAAGCCGATCTACGGCATGCACCGCGGCACGGTTGGCTTTCTGATGAATGACTTCAAGGAGGAAGGCCTCATCGAGCGCCTGCGCAGCGCTGAAATCTCCATCGTCCATCCGCTGCAGATGCGGGCCACGGACAAGCGCGGAGAGGTGCATTCCGCCCGCGCGATCAACGAGGTGCATCTGCTCCGGCGCTCCTATCAGGCCGCCAAGCTCTCGATCCACATCGATGGCAAGGAGCGCATGCCCGAACTGATCGCCGATGGCGTGCTGCTGGCCACCCCGGCCGGCTCGACCGCCTACAACCTTTCGGCGAACGGCCCCATCCTGCCGCTCAACGCCACCTTGATGGCGTTGACCCCGATCTCGGCGTTCAGGCCGCGGCGCTGGCGCGGGGCTCTGCTCCCCGACCGTGCGCAAGTCACCGTCGAGGTGCTGGAGGCGGAGAAGCGCCCGGTCAGCGCCGTCGCCGACCACACGCAGGTCGATGACGTGGTGCGCGTCGACATCGCCATGGACCACGGCATAGACCTTTTAATGATGCACGACCCCGGCCATAGCCTTGACGAACGCATCTTGCGGGAACAGTTTGGTTACTAA
- a CDS encoding adenylosuccinate lyase encodes MIPRYSRPDMVAIWEPQARFRIWFEIEAHATDKLAELGVVPREAAATIWAKAKDATFDVARIDEIERVTKHDVIAFLTHLAEIVGSEARFVHQGMTSSDVLDTTLAVQLARAADILIADVDALLAALKRRAMEHKFTPTIGRSHGIHAEPVTFGLKLAQAYAEFSRCRARLVTARAEVATCAISGAVGTFANIDPAVEAHVAAKMGLEVEPISTQVIPRDRHAMFFATLGVVASCVERLATEIRHLQRTEVYEAEEYFSPGQKGSSAMPHKRNPVLTENLTGLARLVRGMALPAMENVALWHERDISHSSVERMIGPDATITLDFALVRLTGVVDKLLIYPANMRRNLDRLGGLHNSQRVLLALTQAGASREESYSLVQRNAMRTWEHGEDFLTNLSADAEVSARLSRAELEAMFDEGYHFKHVDTIFARVFGEG; translated from the coding sequence ATGATCCCACGCTATTCCCGCCCGGACATGGTTGCGATCTGGGAGCCGCAGGCGCGCTTCCGCATCTGGTTCGAGATCGAGGCCCACGCCACCGACAAGCTGGCCGAACTCGGCGTGGTGCCCAGGGAGGCGGCGGCGACGATCTGGGCCAAGGCGAAGGATGCGACCTTCGATGTGGCGCGCATCGACGAGATCGAGCGCGTCACCAAGCATGACGTCATCGCCTTCCTGACCCATCTGGCCGAGATCGTCGGGTCCGAGGCGCGGTTCGTGCATCAGGGCATGACATCGTCGGATGTGCTGGACACGACGCTGGCCGTGCAACTGGCGCGCGCGGCGGACATCCTGATCGCCGATGTGGACGCGCTGCTTGCCGCTTTGAAGCGCCGGGCGATGGAGCACAAGTTCACGCCCACCATCGGCCGCTCCCACGGCATCCATGCCGAGCCGGTGACATTCGGCCTCAAGCTTGCGCAGGCCTATGCCGAGTTCTCGCGCTGCCGCGCCCGGCTGGTGACGGCGAGGGCAGAGGTGGCGACCTGCGCGATTTCGGGGGCTGTCGGCACCTTCGCCAACATCGACCCGGCGGTCGAGGCCCATGTGGCGGCGAAAATGGGCCTTGAGGTGGAGCCGATCTCGACGCAGGTGATCCCGCGCGACCGGCACGCCATGTTCTTCGCCACACTGGGCGTGGTGGCCTCCTGCGTCGAGCGTCTTGCCACCGAGATCAGGCATCTGCAGCGGACTGAAGTCTATGAAGCGGAGGAGTATTTCTCCCCCGGGCAGAAGGGCTCGTCGGCCATGCCGCACAAGCGCAACCCTGTGCTCACGGAAAACCTCACTGGCCTGGCCCGCCTCGTGCGCGGCATGGCGCTTCCCGCCATGGAAAATGTCGCGCTCTGGCACGAGCGGGACATCTCGCACTCCTCGGTAGAGCGCATGATCGGCCCCGATGCCACGATCACGCTCGATTTCGCGCTGGTGCGGCTCACCGGCGTGGTCGACAAGCTGCTGATCTATCCCGCCAACATGCGCAGGAACCTCGACCGGCTGGGCGGGCTTCACAACTCGCAGCGCGTGCTGCTGGCGCTGACGCAGGCCGGCGCGAGCCGCGAGGAGAGCTACAGCCTCGTGCAGCGCAACGCGATGCGCACATGGGAGCATGGCGAGGATTTCCTCACCAACCTCAGTGCCGATGCAGAGGTCAGCGCGCGGCTGTCGCGCGCCGAACTCGAGGCGATGTTCGACGAGGGCTATCACTTCAAGCATGTCGACACGATCTTCGCCCGCGTCTTTGGCGAGGGCTGA
- a CDS encoding ribulose-phosphate 3-epimerase, producing MTRPLIISPSILSADFARLGAEVAAIDRAGADWIHCDVMDGRFVPNISFGPDVLKAIRPHTNKLLDVHLMIEPVDPFIEAFAKAGADLISFHVEAGPHAHRTLRLIRSLGKKSGIVLTPQTPASAVEHLIDEVDLVLVMTVNPGFGGQSFIAGMMPKVERLRALIGGRPIDIEIDGGVTAETAPLCIRAGANVLVAGSAVFKGGEGAYGPNIAGIRNAAEAARGERA from the coding sequence ATGACGCGTCCGCTCATCATTTCGCCATCGATCCTGTCCGCCGATTTCGCGCGCCTCGGCGCCGAGGTCGCAGCCATAGACCGGGCCGGAGCGGACTGGATCCATTGCGACGTGATGGACGGGCGTTTCGTGCCGAACATCAGCTTCGGCCCCGACGTGCTGAAGGCGATCCGGCCGCACACGAATAAGCTCCTCGACGTGCACCTGATGATCGAGCCGGTGGACCCCTTCATCGAGGCCTTCGCCAAGGCTGGCGCGGACCTCATCTCCTTCCATGTCGAGGCGGGTCCGCACGCCCACCGCACGCTCAGGCTGATCCGCTCACTCGGCAAGAAGAGCGGCATCGTGCTGACGCCGCAGACACCTGCGAGCGCGGTGGAGCACCTCATCGACGAGGTCGACCTCGTGCTCGTGATGACGGTGAACCCTGGCTTTGGCGGTCAGTCCTTCATCGCCGGCATGATGCCCAAGGTCGAGCGCTTGCGCGCGCTGATCGGCGGCCGGCCCATCGACATCGAGATCGACGGCGGCGTCACGGCCGAGACGGCGCCCCTCTGCATCAGGGCCGGCGCCAATGTGCTCGTGGCCGGCTCCGCCGTGTTCAAGGGCGGCGAGGGCGCCTATGGCCCAAACATCGCCGGCATCCGCAATGCGGCTGAAGCCGCGCGGGGGGAACGGGCTTGA
- a CDS encoding FAD-binding oxidoreductase, whose amino-acid sequence MRVDCIVLGGGIVGVSIAVHLQKRGRSTVLLDRRGVAEETSFGNAGLIQREGVYPYGFPHDFGALVRYAMNNTIDAHYHLSALPRLAPFLWSYWMHSRQSRHEAIARQYAKLIEHCVTEHEALAAESGATHLLRRKGWIKVFRTAAERDLRFAEADRWNREFGLNHRKLSVPELRETEPHITPDLIGGLHWTDPVSVSDPHGLGIAYLDRFKALGGQFMLGDATTLAEGKDGSWTALGFDGAIVSASEAVVSLGPWSDLVTRNLGYRFPLAVKRGYHMHYRAAGNAVLNHPVLDSERGYFLAPMLKGIRLTTGAEFALRDAPKTPVQLARAEPIARSFFPLAERLDPEPWLGNRPCTPDMMPIIGRAPKHRNLTFAFGHAHHGLTLAAVTGRMVGEIVTHETPFVDPAPFSPARF is encoded by the coding sequence ATGCGCGTGGATTGCATCGTCTTGGGCGGCGGCATCGTCGGCGTATCCATCGCGGTTCATCTGCAGAAGCGTGGACGATCCACGGTGCTGCTCGACAGGCGCGGCGTTGCGGAGGAGACCTCCTTCGGCAATGCTGGCCTGATCCAGCGCGAGGGCGTCTATCCTTACGGCTTCCCGCATGATTTCGGCGCGCTCGTGCGTTACGCCATGAACAACACCATCGACGCGCATTATCACCTGAGCGCCTTGCCAAGGCTTGCGCCGTTTCTGTGGTCCTACTGGATGCACTCACGCCAGTCCCGCCACGAGGCGATCGCGCGGCAATATGCGAAGCTGATCGAGCATTGCGTGACGGAACATGAGGCGCTCGCCGCAGAATCGGGCGCGACGCATCTGCTGCGCCGCAAGGGCTGGATCAAGGTTTTCCGAACGGCGGCGGAACGCGACCTGCGCTTTGCGGAGGCCGATCGCTGGAACCGTGAATTCGGCCTCAACCACCGCAAGCTCTCCGTGCCCGAGCTGCGCGAGACCGAGCCCCACATCACACCGGACCTGATTGGCGGCCTGCACTGGACGGATCCGGTGTCGGTCAGCGATCCGCACGGTCTGGGCATCGCCTATCTCGATCGCTTCAAGGCGCTGGGGGGGCAATTCATGCTCGGCGATGCGACGACGCTTGCCGAGGGCAAGGACGGTTCGTGGACGGCGCTGGGCTTCGACGGCGCCATCGTTTCGGCCAGCGAGGCCGTGGTGAGCCTTGGGCCATGGTCAGACCTCGTGACGAGGAACCTGGGCTATCGCTTCCCGCTGGCGGTCAAGCGCGGCTATCACATGCACTACAGGGCCGCCGGCAACGCCGTGCTCAACCACCCGGTCCTTGATTCCGAGCGCGGCTATTTCCTCGCTCCGATGCTCAAGGGCATCCGCCTGACCACGGGCGCGGAGTTCGCGCTGCGCGACGCGCCGAAGACGCCGGTGCAACTGGCCCGCGCCGAGCCGATCGCGCGCAGCTTCTTCCCGCTCGCGGAGCGGCTGGACCCGGAGCCCTGGCTCGGCAACCGCCCCTGCACGCCCGACATGATGCCGATCATCGGCCGGGCGCCCAAACACAGGAACCTCACCTTTGCCTTCGGCCACGCCCATCACGGGCTGACGCTGGCGGCTGTGACAGGCCGCATGGTTGGCGAGATCGTCACCCACGAGACGCCCTTTGTCGATCCGGCGCCGTTCAGCCCGGCGCGGTTCTGA
- a CDS encoding MBL fold metallo-hydrolase, producing MIDLSRREAFMTAAAVTLASGGAAMSQPAAAQAAATSQAPGFYRYKVGDMMVTAINDGFARRPLEGFVRNAELSAVQSAMAAAFLPSDALPISFTTLVVQNGAQLTLLDTGNGDSGAPTSAVWMRNFRAAGFTPEQVTRVVFSHFHGDHINGLRLKDGALVFPNAELVVPAPEWTFWMDDARMGSAPEAMRGAFQNVRRVFAPVAANVKRFEPGAEVAPGITSVAAFGHTPGHCVFMISSGSGKLMFMADTTNHPALFVRNPDWSAVFDMDADVARATRRRLLDMAAAEKTQVHFYHAPFPATGFITKAGNGFEMVPVQWSSAT from the coding sequence ATGATCGATCTGTCACGCCGCGAGGCCTTCATGACCGCTGCCGCCGTCACCCTTGCATCCGGAGGCGCTGCCATGTCCCAGCCCGCAGCCGCGCAGGCCGCCGCCACGTCTCAGGCGCCGGGGTTCTACCGCTACAAGGTCGGCGACATGATGGTCACGGCCATCAATGACGGCTTCGCCCGCCGGCCGCTCGAAGGCTTCGTGCGCAATGCCGAGCTGTCCGCCGTGCAGTCGGCCATGGCCGCCGCCTTCCTGCCCTCCGATGCGCTGCCGATCAGCTTCACCACGCTGGTGGTGCAGAACGGCGCCCAGCTCACGCTGCTCGACACCGGCAACGGCGACAGCGGCGCGCCGACCTCGGCCGTGTGGATGCGCAATTTCCGTGCGGCCGGCTTCACGCCCGAACAGGTCACCCGCGTCGTGTTCAGCCACTTCCATGGCGACCACATCAACGGCCTGCGCCTGAAGGATGGCGCGCTGGTGTTCCCCAATGCCGAGCTGGTCGTGCCGGCGCCGGAATGGACCTTCTGGATGGATGACGCCCGCATGGGCTCCGCGCCGGAAGCCATGCGCGGCGCGTTCCAGAACGTGCGGCGCGTGTTTGCGCCCGTGGCCGCCAATGTGAAGCGCTTCGAGCCCGGCGCGGAAGTCGCCCCCGGGATCACCTCGGTCGCCGCCTTCGGCCATACGCCCGGCCATTGCGTGTTCATGATCTCGTCCGGTTCGGGCAAGCTCATGTTCATGGCCGACACCACCAACCACCCGGCCCTTTTCGTGCGCAACCCGGACTGGTCGGCCGTGTTCGACATGGACGCCGATGTTGCCCGCGCCACGCGCCGCCGTCTGCTCGACATGGCCGCCGCCGAAAAGACCCAGGTCCATTTCTACCACGCGCCCTTCCCGGCCACTGGCTTCATCACCAAGGCCGGCAACGGCTTCGAGATGGTGCCCGTGCAATGGTCCAGCGCGACCTGA
- a CDS encoding response regulator — MRVDFAKLGFLVIDDNPFMRKVTKALLHGFGSRDVLEADNGASGLEVFMTYSPDIVLLDWEMPVLDGLEVTRMIREPNRSVNPFAPIIMVSGHTERRRIAMARDAGVHEFLAKPISSKALYDRILAVVAFPRPFIRTKSYFGPERRRGASNSYSGPERRQGGADADAETIRTRPLAENARNKT, encoded by the coding sequence ATGCGGGTGGACTTTGCCAAGCTGGGATTTCTCGTCATTGACGACAATCCGTTCATGCGGAAGGTCACCAAGGCCCTGCTGCACGGCTTCGGCTCGCGTGACGTGCTTGAGGCCGATAATGGCGCTTCCGGACTCGAGGTCTTCATGACCTATTCGCCCGACATCGTGCTGCTTGACTGGGAAATGCCTGTCTTGGACGGACTCGAGGTGACGCGCATGATCCGCGAGCCCAACAGGAGCGTGAACCCGTTCGCGCCGATCATCATGGTCTCGGGCCATACAGAGCGGCGACGCATCGCGATGGCGCGTGATGCCGGCGTTCACGAGTTTCTTGCCAAGCCGATTTCGTCGAAGGCGCTTTACGACCGCATTCTGGCGGTTGTCGCGTTCCCACGGCCCTTCATCCGCACCAAGTCCTACTTCGGGCCTGAACGGCGGCGTGGCGCAAGCAACAGTTATTCGGGACCGGAACGGCGGCAGGGCGGCGCGGACGCGGACGCGGAGACGATCCGCACCCGGCCCCTCGCCGAGAATGCAAGGAACAAGACATGA